In Sphingomonas profundi, the sequence GCCGGCGATCTACTTCGCCAGTCTCTACACGCTCGGCGATCTGAACGTGAACCTCGCCACCGCGCGGGAGGCGGCGGGCGGCACCGGCGCGCCGGCCGCGGTGGCGGCGGCGGCGCCCAGCTTCACCGGCATGGACCTGTTCTGGTGCATGATGATCGGTCTCGCCCTCACCGGCGCGCTGGTGTGGATCACCGAATATTATACCGGCACCAACTTCCGCCCGGTGAAGTCGATCGCCAAGGCGTCGGAGACGGGGCACGGCACCAACGTGATCCAGGGCCTGGCCGTCAGCCTGGAAAGCCCGGCGCTGCCGACGATCGCGATATCGATCGCGGTGATCGCCGCCTACCAGCTGGCCGGCGTGATCGGCATCGCCTTTGCCGCCACATCGATGCTGGCGCTGGCCGGCATGGTCGTGGCGCTCGACGCCTACGGCCCGGTGACGGACAATGCCGGCGGCATCGCCGAGATGGCAGACCTGGATCCGGAGGTGCGCGTGCGCACCGATGCGCTGGATGCGGTGGGCAACACCACGAAGGCGGTGACGAAGGGCTATGCGATCGGCTCGGCCGCGCTCGCCGCGCTCGTGCTGTTCGGCGCCTACACGACCGACCTCAAGGAGTTCTTCCCGACCCTCGTCGTCAACTTCTCGCTGTCCAATCCCTATGTGATCGTCGGCCTGCTGCTGGGCGCGCTGCTGCCGTTCAGCTTCGGCGCGTTCGGGATGACGGCGGTGGGCCGCGCCGCCGGATCGGTGGTGGAGGATGTGCGCGCTCAGTTCCGCGACAATCCCGGCATCATGGCCGGCACCTCGCGGCCGAACTACGCCCGCACCGTCGATCTCGTCACGCGGGCGGCGATCAAGGAGATGATCCTGCCGTCGCTGCTGCCGGTGCTGGCGCCGATCCTCGTCTACTTCGTCATCCTCGCGGTGGCGGATCGGGAATCGGCGTTCGCGGCGCTCGGCGCGCTGCTGCTGGGGGTGATCGTCTCGGGCCTGTTCGTCGCCATCTCGATGACGTCGGGCGGCGGCGCGTGGGACAATGCGAAGAAATATATCGAGGACGGCAATCACGGCGGCAAGGGATCGGAGGCGCACAAGGCCGCCGTCACCGGCGACACCGTGGGCGATCCGTACAAGGATACGGCGGGTCCGGCGGTGAACCCGATGATCAAGATCACCAACATCGTGGCGCTGCTGCTGCTGGCCGCACTGGCCCACGCGGCGGCGGGGTAGGCGCCCCCAACCCCGGCGCCCCGAAGCGGGTCGGGTCGGCCGGAGCGGTTTTCGAGTCGGCAGGTAGCCTCGAAACCGCTCCAGCCGCCCTACCCGCCGCTCCGCTGCCGCGCGAAGCACAAGGTGACGAACCACCCGATCACGCCGCATGCGCCGAGCCAGATCAGGAAGGCGGCGGCATCGCCGCGCACGACGCAGATCGCGCCCGGCGCGCAGATGGCGGCGGCGATCAGCCGGCGCGTCGTGGTGCGGTGGCCGTCGCCCCGCAGCCGCGCGGACCGGCGGCGCTTGGGATCGCCCAGGCAGAGCGCCACGATCAGCGCGGCGGATGCGGCGACCGCCGCCAGCGCCAGCATCGTCATTCCGCCGGCTGCAGCGACAGCGCCGGGCGGCCCGCCAGCCGGTGGCCGAGCACCCGCCACAGCACCCAGCCGCCGGCGATCAGGAAGGCGAGATCGCACGCCGCGATGATCGGCTGGCCGGCCGCGATCGCCATCGCCCAGCCCGGCCCGCCGGTGAACAGGCGCAGCGGCGGCAGCAGAACCATCAGCACGCCCATGGCCAGCTGCAGCCCGTCGTCCAGCCCCGCACGCGAGCGGGCGAACACGCCGCCCGCGATCGCCATGGCGGCGGCGATCAGGAAGGCGGCCGGCGTCCAGAACACCGCCGCGCCGTGCGGCATGGCGATCAGGAAGGCGGCCGCCGCGCCCAGCAGGGCGAGAGGCAGGCCGAAGCCCACCACCGAGACGGCGCGATCGAGCCAGTCGAGCGAGCGCGGCCCGTCGCGCCGGCGCGCCAGCCACAGCCTGAGGCCGGTCAAGGTGACGTAGCACATCGCGAAACCCAGCGAGAACCAGATCGCGCGGGAGACCATGCCGGCGAAATTGCCGAAGTGCAGCGGCGACATGATCGCCGCCATCGTACCGCCGGCGGATGGGCGGGTGCCGATCGCCGGCTTGGTGCGATCGAACGCCCCGGTGGCGCCATGGTACAGCAGGGTCGCCGGCGCGATGTCGCCCGCGTGGGGCGGGTGGAAGCTCGTCACCTCGGCATCGGCGCGGCCGAACTTCTCGATCGAGACGAAGCTCGGCGGGTCGCCCGCGCGGCGGATCGCGTCCGCCACGATGCGATCGAGATCGCCCATCGCGGCCGGGCGCGGATCCGGCTTGCCCGGATTGCCGAACACCGTCTCGCTCAGCGCCTGCACGTCGCCGCCGAACGCCGCCATCGCCACGATCGGCACGCCCACGGTGCCGAAGAAGGAGAAGAAGCTGCCGGTGAACGCCAGCACGAAGGCGAACGGCAGACTCCACGTGCCGGCGACGCTGTGGCGATCGCGATCCACCAGCACGGGATTGGCGTGGCGGCGCAGCGTGAACATGTCCTTCAGCAGGTGCCGGTGGATCAGCAGGCCGGAGATCGCGGCGACCAGCATCGCCAGGCCGAGGATGCCGGTGAGCAGCAGCCCCCACGGGTTCGGGATGTGCAGGCGCACATGCGTATCGACGAGGAAGCTGCTGAGCGCGTCGTCGTTGCGCGGGCCGAACACTTCCTCGCCGGTGCCGTGCCGGGCGGCGGCGACGCGGCCCTGGCGATCGAGTTGATAGTAGACGCCGCGGCTGACGAGCCTGCCGCCGGCATCCGTCTCGTCGCGGTGGAAGAAGACGCCGAGATCGTGGTCGCCGATCTCGAACAGGTTCACGCCCTCATGGTAGCGGACGGGGGTGCGCGCCGCGAGATCGCGAACCACGCGGTCGATCGGCCGGGTGAAGGCGGATCGCGTCTCGACATGGCCGGCCGACCAGGCGCCGATTTCCTCGGCGAACACCGCCGCCGTGCCGGTGAGGACGACGGCGTAGAGCAGCAGGCCGAGCACGATGCCCGACCAGCCGTGCACCGCCACCATCAGCTTGGTCTCTTCCCGGGGCAGGTGGATCATGAGGCGGCCTTTCCCGCGGCGGGCGGACGATTGAGGAAGGCATGCGCCACGAACGCGCCGTGCACGGCCAGCAGGCCCAGAGCGACGACCGCGACGCGCCAGAGCCGGCGATCGAGACAGGCGTGGAAGAACAGCGCTGCCCAGACGGCGGGCACCAGCACCAGCGGCAGCACCAGATTGTCGATCCCGGCGCGGCCGCCCGGCACCCACGCCGTCATGCCCGCCATCACCGCCAGCGCCACGATCACCGCGCCCGGCCCCGCCAGCATGATCCGGATCCACCTGCCCGATCGAGACGTCGTTCTCACCGCTCCACCCGTATCGCCCGTACCTTCCATCCCGCTGCCGTTGCCACAAGTGCTATTGCGAATCCATCGCAAATGGTTGTAGGCGCCGCCCCCGAAGCGGATAAGGGGACGAAGAATGAAGACGATCATGCTCGCGGGCGCCGCCTGCCTGCTCGCGCCGCAGTGCGCCTGGGCCGCCGCCGACGCGCCGATGGCGGATGCCGATGCCGCCGCCGCTGCCGATCCGGGGGCGGACACGATCCTCGTCACCGCCACCCGCACGCAGACGTTCGCCGGCACCAAGACGGAGACGCCGCTGATCGAGACGCCGCAGCCGATCACCGTCATCACGGACGACGTGTTCCTGTCGCAGGGGGCGATCAACATCAGCGATACGGTGCGCTACGCCGCCGGCATCACCGCCAATGCCTATGGCCGCGACACCCGCGTCGACGGCTTCGTGATCCGCGGCATCGACGCACTCCAGTTCCGCGACGGCATGCGCGACATCTTCAGCTATTATGCGACGATCCCGTCCGATCCGTACAATTTCTCGCGGGTGGAGATCGTGCGCGGGCCGGCGTCCGTGCTGTTCGGCCAGGGCTCGATCGGCGGCCTCGTCAACCTCGTCTCCAAGACGCCCGATTTCGATACGCGCGGCGAGATCAGCGCCGTCTACGGCAGCTACAACCGCAAGGAGCTGCTCGGCGACGTCAACCTGGCGCTGGGCGAGACGCTGGCGGTGCGCGCCGTCGGCCGTGCGCGCGATGCGGACACCTATGTCGATCACGTGCCGGACGATCGCGTGATGTTCGCGCCGTCGATCCGCTGGCAGCCGACGCCCGATACGGACATCACCCTGCTCGGCCTCTATCAGGAGGATGATGGCGGCTCGACCTCGCAATTCCTGCCGGTCGTCGGCACGAAGCTGCCGAACGGCACGAACCCCCGGCTCGATCGCTTCCTGTTCGTCGGCAAGCCCGGATGGGACCGCTACGACGGCCGCTCGCTCCAGGGTGGCGGCAGCGTGACGCAGCGTTTCGGCGAGAATGTCCGCCTCAACCTCAAGGCCCGCTACATCGACAGCGATCTCACCTACCTCACCCATTATACCGACAGCTACAGCAACCCGACCAACCCCTATCTGGATGCCGCCCGCCGCCAGATCGGCCTCTACAGCGACGGCAGCGTCGCCCGCCTCAACGTCTTCTCGACCGACAACAACGTGCAGGCGCGCTTCCACACCGGCGCGGCGGTGGAGCACACCCTGCTGGCCGGCATCGACTATAGCTGGAACGAGGTGCGCAAGCGCGGCGGCTTCGGCTTCGACGTGATCGACATCTACGCGATCGACTATGCCGCGCTGACGATCCCGACCCTGGATCAATATGCCACGCGCGAATCGCAGAAGCAGCTCGGCCTCTACCTGCAGGATCAGATCCGCTTCTGGGATCGCATCTCCGTGGTGCTCGGCGCCCGGCGGGATCGCGTGCGGACCGATGGCGCGCCGGACACGGTGGCGAAGGCGACCACCTTCCGCGCCGGCATCATCGGCGAGCTCGGTGCCGGCATCTCGCCCTTCTTCAGCTACACCGAATCCTTCCTGCCGATCACCGGCAACACTTTGCCGGACGGCAGCGGCAGCCCGCTGAAGCCGCAGACCGGCCGGCAGTTCGAGGCGGGCGTGAAGTGGCAGCCGGATCCGAACACGCTCGTCACCATAACCGGCTTCCACATCAAGGAGAGCAACCGCCCGCTCACCGGGGTGGGCCAGATCGTCACGCAATCGGGCCGGCTGACCACCAAGGGCATCGAGTTCGAGGCGAACCGCACCCTGCCCGGCAATTTCGAGCTGCTGGTGAATTACGGCTACAACAAGCTCGTCTCGCGCGACACGCCGTTCTTCGATTTCCTGCCGCGCCACAACGCCTCGCTCTGGTCGACCAAGACGGTGCGCGTCGGCGATGAGGCCACCGTGCGGATCGGCGCCGGCGCGCGCTACACCGGCAAGCGCACCGCGATCGGCCCGGCCTGGACGATCACGACCGGCGACAACCTGCTGGTGGACGCGCTGGCGGAGGTGAACTGGCGCACGTGGCGCTTCGCGATCAACGCGACCAACCTGTTCGACGACAGGTTCTTCGCCTCCTGCCTGCCGCGCGGCGACTGCTTCGTCGGCGCGCCGCGCAACGTGATGGGCACGGTCGGCTATCGCTTCTGAGCGGGCCGGCTGCCGCCTGAGCCGGATCGACATCCAGCTTCTTGCATGTTCGCTCATCCTGAAAAGGGGCTGAGCGGAGGCGAAGACCCGTCTCGAAGGACTTCCGATGTGTCCTTCGAGACGCCATTTCGACACGCTCAATGGCTCCTCAGGATCAGCGGCCGGCGTCAAATGCGATCGAAATCGACTTGACCCGCTCGATGTCGATCCGGCCTAGCGCTCCACGCGGGAGGGCGGGCGCAGCTTGGGCAGCTCGTCCCGCACGATCGCGCCGTCGCCATTGGCGTCGAGCAGCTTGAAGCGCTTCTCCCCGGCCAGGGTGAACTCCTTCAGCGTCACGCCCCGGTCCAGGTTGGTGTCGGCGTAGGTGATCGGCTCCGGTATCGCGAGGAAGCCGTAGCGCCCGGCGCCGAGCCGCTCCGGATAGGGCGCATCCGTGACCTTGCCGTCCGAATCGACCTTGATCTTGGAAGGGTCGCCATAGGTGCTGATCACGTGGATCTCCGGCACGATGTCGCGCTCGTACCGCTCGATCTCGGTCGGGCCGATCACCTCGTCATGATCGCTGTCGATCCGGGCGAAGAAATGCGCGCCGTCCTGCTGGAACTCAGCGAGGGTGATGCCGCCGCTATGGTCCTCGTCGGCCTGGGCGAACCAGTGCTCGGCGCCGGAGAGCGTGTCCGGCGAGTGGAACGGCTCGCCCATCGGGCTGATGAAGTCCGGGCCGCCGACCAGCGGGACCAGGCTGGCGGCGGTGCGGCCGGTGACGGTGATCTCGTTGGACGGCGCGGGTTCGGCCGGCGCCGGCGGGATCGGGATGCGGCCGGCCGGCATCTGCCCCGCCGGCACCCGTGCCGCCGGAGCCTGGCCGATCGCCGGTGAGACCGCGATCAGGCCGCAGCATAACAGCGCATGCCGGAAGGCTGCCGTCCACGCTCTCATCCGCAACCCTCGATCCAGCGCCGCAACGGCATCCTGCGGCCTTAGCCGCATGGCGCCCGGCGGGGCAACATCCCACCGCCCGCGCGCCTCACGCGAAGCGGGCGACATGCGGCCGCAGCCCGGGCACGTCGCTGCGGATGCGCACGATGCCGCCCACCGGCGCGCCCGATGCATCCGCCCCGCCGGTCGCGACGATCAGGTCGGTCAGGTCCGGGCCGGCGAAGGTGAGGCTCACGATGTTCGGCACGGCGGCCAGGCGGATGCGCCGGTCGAGCACGGCATCCGCCCGGTAGCGCAGCAGCTCGCCCGCCCGCCAGCGCGCCACCCAGACGCCGCCCTCCGCGTCCACGGCCAGGCCGTCGCTATCGTCCAGCGCCGCGAACAACTGCGGATCGCGCGGCCGGTGGCCGTCATGCGTCCACGCCCAGACGCCGACCCCGCTCTCCGAATGGTAGAGCAGGTCGCCCGCCGGGCTGAAGCCGATGCCGTTCGATACGGCGACGCCCTCGCGAAGCACATCGACGCTGCCGTCCGGGTCCAGGCGGAAGAACAGGCCGGGGGCGGGCGGGGCGCCGGTTTCCAGGATGGCGGTGAAGTCGATCGTGCCGCCGTAGAGCCCGCCCGCCGCATCGGCCTCGATATCGTTGATCGCGCTTACCGCCGCGCCGCCGATCGCCTGCAGCAGCGGCGCGGCCCTGCCCCCGCCCACGATCGCCAGACCACCGCGGCCGGAGACGATCGGCCGCCCGTCCACATTCATCACGCACCCGCCGATCCACATGCGATCGGCCAGCGCCACCGTGACGACGCCCGCGTACCAGCGATAGAGGCCGCCGCCGGTCAGGTCGCTAGAATAGAGCGCGCCGTCCGGTCCCTCGCGCGGCGCCTCGGCGAACTGGTGGCCGGTCGCCAGGATCTCGCACGGCGTGTCGACGGCGGGCACCTCGCCGGTCATGCCGGCACCCTGCGGGCTGGGGCCGCCCTGACCCGCCATCCGCCTCTCGTCCGCTCGATCATGTCCGCCGCCCCGCGCTACGCTCTCGCGCCGCCGTAGCACGGATCGCGCGCCGCCGCCTGCGGATCGGACGCCGCGCGGCCGTCAGGCTTCCAGCTCGACGTCCCAGTAGAGCCAGTCGCGCCAGCTCTGGTGGAGGTAGTTCGGCGGAAAGCTGCGGCCCTGCTCCTGCAGCTGCCAGCTTGTCGGGCGATAGGCCGGCAGCGCCAGCTTCATCCCCGCCTGCCGGGGGGTGCGCCCGCCTTTCCGCAGGTTGCACGGCGCGCAGGCCGTCGCGACATTCTCCCATGTGGTGCGGCCGCCTTGCGCGCGCGGCACGATATGGTCGAACGTCAGTTCGGTGGTGACACCGCAATATTGGCAGGCGAAACGATCGCGCAGGAAGAGGTTGAAGCGGGTGAAGGCCGGATGCTGCGAGGGTTTGACATATTGCCGCAGCGCGATGACCGAGGGCAGCTTCATCACGTGCGTCGGGCTGTGCACCTCCCGCTCGTAATGCGAGACGATGTCGACCCGCTCCAGGAACACGGCCTTGATCGCCGTCTGCCACGGCCACAGGCTGAGCGGGTAATAGCTGAGCGGGGTATAGTCCGCATTGAGCACCAGCGCCGGACAACCGTCAGGATGGCGGATGAGATCGGGGTGATACATGGAAAGGGTCTGGCCTCCGCTGCATGGCAGAGCGCCGTCGTCCCGACCTTCCCGGCCCCGTCGCACTCGGGACGCGAAGCCCGATCCGGCCGCGTCTCCCGTCGCCGCGCTTCGTGGCAGCGAAGCGTGACGCGGCCATGACAGCATTGTCCGGGAGCGGCCGTCAAGTGCCGGTTTCACGCGAGTCGGGCCGATGAACGGGTCGATCGACGAGCCGGCGGGCGGCGCGGTCGTCAGCCGCTTCGCGCCGAGCCCCACGGGGGCGCTGCACCTGGGGCACGCCTTCTCGGCCGTGCGGGCGCACGATCTGGTGCGGGCGGGCGGCGGCCGCTTCCTGCTGCGCATCGAGGATATCGATCCCGGCCGCGTGCGCGAGGCGCATGTCGAGGGCATCCTGGCGGATCTGGCGTGGCTGGGTCTCGCGTGGGACGGGCCGGTGCTGCGCCAGTCGCAGCGGCTGCCGGTCTATGCCGACGCGCTCGATCGGCTGCGCGCCATGGGGCTGCTCTACGCCTGCTTCTGCACACGGGCGGAGATCGCGGCGAGCGTGGCGGCGCCGCACGGCCCCGTCCCGCTCTATCCGGGCACCTGCCGCGCCCTGCCGGACGATCCCGCCCGCCGCGCCGCGGTGCCGCACGCCTGGCGGATCGACATGGCGGCGGCCGCGGCGCGGGCGGGTCCGCTCGCCTGGCACGATGCGGCGGCCGGGGCGGTGGCGGCCCGGCCCGATCTGCTCGGCGACGTCGTGCTGGCGCGCAAGGATGCGCCGGCATCGTACCACCTCGCCGTCACCGTCGACGATGCCGCGCAGGAGGTGACGGACGTGGTGCGCGGGATCGACCTGTTCGAATCGACGCACGCGCACCGGCTGCTCCAGGCACTGCTCGGCCTGCCGACGCCGCGCTACCACCACCATCCGCTGATCGCCGGGCCGGACGGGCGCCGACTGGCCAAGCGGGACGGCGCACCGGCCCTCGCCGCCCTGCGCGCGGCCGGCGCGGATCCGGTGGCGCTGCTGGCCGATCTGCGTGGGCGCGCCATTGGCTTTGACCGCGCGAACGCTTAGATATCGTCCATGCAGACCATCCTCATCATCCTGATCGTCCTCGCCGCGCTGGCGACGGTCGGTGCGCTCGTGCGCGGCATCGTGATCTTCCTGCGCACGACCGAGCAGGATCTGAAGGGCGTCGGCCCCAGCGTGTCCGGCCTGCGACAGAACAAGATGATGCGGCTGCGCATCATGTTCCAGGCGCTGGCCGTGATCTTCGTGATCCTGCTGCTGCTGCTCTCCCGCTCGGGCTGAGCGGCGTCGACTTATGGTGAAGCTCAACCGGATCTACACGCGCACCGGCGATCGCGGCGAGACCGGGCTGGTCGACGGGTCGCGCGTCGCCAAGTCCGCGCCGCGCATGCAGGTGATCGGCGACGTGGACGAGGCGAACTCGGCGATCGGCGTGGCGCTGCTGCACGTCACCGATCCGCTGCACCGGCTGCTGCTGGGCCGCATCCAGAACGAGATGTTCGATCTGGGCGCGGATCTGGCCACGCCGGGCGATGATTTCACCCCGGGCGAGATGACCCTGCGCATCACCGCCGGCCAGGTCGAGCGGCTGGAGCGCGAGATCGACGCGATGAACGAGGATCTGGCGGCGCTGACCAGCTTCATCCTGCCGGGCGGGCAGCCGGCCGCGGCACACGTCCACCTCGCCCGCGCGATCGTGCGGCGGGCGGAGCGGCAGGCCGTGGCGGCGGCGCAGGCGGTGATGCTGAATCCGCAGGCGCTCGCTTATATCAACCGTCTCTCGGATCACCTGTTCGTGCTGGCGCGCGCGATCAATGCCGGCGCGGGCGGCGACGTGCTCTGGCAGCCGGGCGCGACGCGGTAGAGGCTGTCGCGGGGCGGATGACGGATACAGTCGCGGGGCGGATGACGGATACATTCGCCCGGCCGGGTGTTTTTCGGCCGCAGTCAGGGGGCGGGACATGACGGGATCCACGGCGCTCACGCCGCGCGGACTGGGCGACGCCGCCGACAAGCTGGCGCACCTTTTCTCCACCACTAGGGCGCTGACGGTCGATCTGGCCGAGCCCCTGTCGGACGCCGACGCCAGCGCCCAGTCGATGCCCGATGCGTCGCCCGCCAAATGGCATCTGGCGCACGTTACCTGGTTCTTCGAGACGTTCGTGCTGCGCGATAACGTGCCGGGCTACCGCGCCTATGACGATCGCTTCGCCTTCCTGTTCAACAGCTATTACGAGGCGGAAGGCGCGCGCCACCCGCGTGACCGTCGCGGCATGCTGACCCGCCCGTCGCTGGCCGAGGTGATCGCCTGGCGGGCGCATGTCGATGCGGCGGTAATGGCGGCGCTGCCCGGTCTGGCCGCGCCGGCGCGCGCGCTGGTGGCGCTAGGCGTGAATCACGAGCAGCAGCATCAGGAGCTGTTCCTCACCGACATACTGCACCTGTTCGCCGAGAATCCGCTGGCGCCGGCCATGTGGGATAGCCCGCGCGACGTGCCGGCGTCCGTGCCCGGGCCGCTGCGCTGGATCGAGGGCCGCACTGGCATCGGCGAGATCGGCCACGCCGGCGGCGACTTCGCCTTCGATTGCGAGGGGCCGCGCCATCGCGTGCTGCTCCACCGCCACGCGCTGGCCGATCGGCCGATCACCAACGCCGAATATTGCGCCTTCATCGCCGACGGCGGCTACGCCGATCCGCGCCACTGGCTGGCGGACGGCTGGGCGTGGGTGCAGGCCAACCGCATCGTGGCGCCGCTCTACTGGCGCCCTGACGGCGATGCGTGGTGCGCCTTCGCGCTCGATGGCCTGCATCCGCTGCACCCGGCCGCACCGGTCACGCATGTCAGCTACTATGAGGCCGACGCGTTCGCCCGCTGGGCTGGCGCCCGCCTGCCGACCGAGGCCGAGTGGGAGAGCGCCGCCGCCGGCCACGATCCGCGCGGCGGCAACCAGCTGGACCAGGCCGGCCCGGTGCGTCCACGCGCCGCGCTCAGCGAGGCGGACGGCACAGTCGCGGGAACGAGACAGATGTTCGGCGACGTATGGGAGTGGACCGGCAGCGCCTACCTGCCCTATCCCGGCTTCCGCCCCGCCGAGGGCGCGGTGGGCGAGTATAACGGCAAGTTCATGTCCGGCCAGTTCGTGCTGCGCGGCGGCAGCTGCGCCACCCCGCGCGGCCATGTCCGCGCGTCGTACCGCAACTTCTTCTATCCGCACCAGCGGTGGCAGTTCACCGGCATCCGCCTGGCAAGGGATCTCTGACGATGCTGCTCGATGCGCCCGCGCCCGTTCGTGCCCCTTCGGTCGATCCCGCCTTCCGCGCAGACGTGCTGGCGGGCCTCGCCGCGCGGCCGCGCGCGGTGCCGGCGCTCTGGTTCTACGATCGCGCCGGATCGGAACTGTTCGAGAAGATCACCGATCTGCCCGAATATTATCCGACCCGCACCGAAACGGCGCTGCTGGCGGCCCATTGCGGCGAGGTGGCGACCATCGTCGGCCCGGGCCGCGCCGTGGTGGAGTTCGGCTCCGGATCCTCGACCAAGACGCCGCACCTGCTCGCCGCGATCGAGCCGGCCGCCTATGTGCCGATCGACATTTCGGGCGAGTTCCTGCAGGCGTCTGCCGCCGCCCTGGCCGCCGATTTCCCGAAGCTGCCGATCGTGCCGGTGGAGGCGGACTTCACCCTGCCGCTCTCTCCGCCCGTCGGCATCGCCCGCATGCCCAAGCTCGGCTTCTTCCCCGGCTCCACGATCGGCAACATGGTGGCGCGCACCGCCGTCAACCTGCTGCGCGCGATGGTCGAGACGCTGGGCGAGGGATCGATGCTGCTGATCGGCATGGATCGGGTGAAGTCGCCGGACATGCTG encodes:
- a CDS encoding sodium-translocating pyrophosphatase, encoding MPIVYWAIACGLIAIVYGLVTSRQVLAASPGSARMQDIAAAIQEGARAYLARQYRTIAIVGIVMAALVFYFLGGTSAIGFILGALLSGATGFVGMNVSVKANVRTAEAARTSLQGGLTMAFRSGAVTGMLVAGLGLLSISLFFWYLTGPQGLAPDDRVVVDALVALAFGASLISIFARLGGGIFTKAADVGADLVGKVEAGIPEDDPRNPATIADNVGDNVGDCAGMAADLFETYVVTLGVTMVSIALSIGGTAAELTRLMSLPLIVGGVCIITSIIGTYFVRLGRGQSIMGALYKGFWVSVGLAVPAIYFASLYTLGDLNVNLATAREAAGGTGAPAAVAAAAPSFTGMDLFWCMMIGLALTGALVWITEYYTGTNFRPVKSIAKASETGHGTNVIQGLAVSLESPALPTIAISIAVIAAYQLAGVIGIAFAATSMLALAGMVVALDAYGPVTDNAGGIAEMADLDPEVRVRTDALDAVGNTTKAVTKGYAIGSAALAALVLFGAYTTDLKEFFPTLVVNFSLSNPYVIVGLLLGALLPFSFGAFGMTAVGRAAGSVVEDVRAQFRDNPGIMAGTSRPNYARTVDLVTRAAIKEMILPSLLPVLAPILVYFVILAVADRESAFAALGALLLGVIVSGLFVAISMTSGGGAWDNAKKYIEDGNHGGKGSEAHKAAVTGDTVGDPYKDTAGPAVNPMIKITNIVALLLLAALAHAAAG
- a CDS encoding PepSY-associated TM helix domain-containing protein — its product is MIHLPREETKLMVAVHGWSGIVLGLLLYAVVLTGTAAVFAEEIGAWSAGHVETRSAFTRPIDRVVRDLAARTPVRYHEGVNLFEIGDHDLGVFFHRDETDAGGRLVSRGVYYQLDRQGRVAAARHGTGEEVFGPRNDDALSSFLVDTHVRLHIPNPWGLLLTGILGLAMLVAAISGLLIHRHLLKDMFTLRRHANPVLVDRDRHSVAGTWSLPFAFVLAFTGSFFSFFGTVGVPIVAMAAFGGDVQALSETVFGNPGKPDPRPAAMGDLDRIVADAIRRAGDPPSFVSIEKFGRADAEVTSFHPPHAGDIAPATLLYHGATGAFDRTKPAIGTRPSAGGTMAAIMSPLHFGNFAGMVSRAIWFSLGFAMCYVTLTGLRLWLARRRDGPRSLDWLDRAVSVVGFGLPLALLGAAAAFLIAMPHGAAVFWTPAAFLIAAAMAIAGGVFARSRAGLDDGLQLAMGVLMVLLPPLRLFTGGPGWAMAIAAGQPIIAACDLAFLIAGGWVLWRVLGHRLAGRPALSLQPAE
- a CDS encoding TonB-dependent siderophore receptor; protein product: MKTIMLAGAACLLAPQCAWAAADAPMADADAAAAADPGADTILVTATRTQTFAGTKTETPLIETPQPITVITDDVFLSQGAINISDTVRYAAGITANAYGRDTRVDGFVIRGIDALQFRDGMRDIFSYYATIPSDPYNFSRVEIVRGPASVLFGQGSIGGLVNLVSKTPDFDTRGEISAVYGSYNRKELLGDVNLALGETLAVRAVGRARDADTYVDHVPDDRVMFAPSIRWQPTPDTDITLLGLYQEDDGGSTSQFLPVVGTKLPNGTNPRLDRFLFVGKPGWDRYDGRSLQGGGSVTQRFGENVRLNLKARYIDSDLTYLTHYTDSYSNPTNPYLDAARRQIGLYSDGSVARLNVFSTDNNVQARFHTGAAVEHTLLAGIDYSWNEVRKRGGFGFDVIDIYAIDYAALTIPTLDQYATRESQKQLGLYLQDQIRFWDRISVVLGARRDRVRTDGAPDTVAKATTFRAGIIGELGAGISPFFSYTESFLPITGNTLPDGSGSPLKPQTGRQFEAGVKWQPDPNTLVTITGFHIKESNRPLTGVGQIVTQSGRLTTKGIEFEANRTLPGNFELLVNYGYNKLVSRDTPFFDFLPRHNASLWSTKTVRVGDEATVRIGAGARYTGKRTAIGPAWTITTGDNLLVDALAEVNWRTWRFAINATNLFDDRFFASCLPRGDCFVGAPRNVMGTVGYRF
- a CDS encoding SMP-30/gluconolactonase/LRE family protein codes for the protein MAGQGGPSPQGAGMTGEVPAVDTPCEILATGHQFAEAPREGPDGALYSSDLTGGGLYRWYAGVVTVALADRMWIGGCVMNVDGRPIVSGRGGLAIVGGGRAAPLLQAIGGAAVSAINDIEADAAGGLYGGTIDFTAILETGAPPAPGLFFRLDPDGSVDVLREGVAVSNGIGFSPAGDLLYHSESGVGVWAWTHDGHRPRDPQLFAALDDSDGLAVDAEGGVWVARWRAGELLRYRADAVLDRRIRLAAVPNIVSLTFAGPDLTDLIVATGGADASGAPVGGIVRIRSDVPGLRPHVARFA
- a CDS encoding HNH endonuclease translates to MYHPDLIRHPDGCPALVLNADYTPLSYYPLSLWPWQTAIKAVFLERVDIVSHYEREVHSPTHVMKLPSVIALRQYVKPSQHPAFTRFNLFLRDRFACQYCGVTTELTFDHIVPRAQGGRTTWENVATACAPCNLRKGGRTPRQAGMKLALPAYRPTSWQLQEQGRSFPPNYLHQSWRDWLYWDVELEA
- the gluQRS gene encoding tRNA glutamyl-Q(34) synthetase GluQRS, with translation MNGSIDEPAGGAVVSRFAPSPTGALHLGHAFSAVRAHDLVRAGGGRFLLRIEDIDPGRVREAHVEGILADLAWLGLAWDGPVLRQSQRLPVYADALDRLRAMGLLYACFCTRAEIAASVAAPHGPVPLYPGTCRALPDDPARRAAVPHAWRIDMAAAAARAGPLAWHDAAAGAVAARPDLLGDVVLARKDAPASYHLAVTVDDAAQEVTDVVRGIDLFESTHAHRLLQALLGLPTPRYHHHPLIAGPDGRRLAKRDGAPALAALRAAGADPVALLADLRGRAIGFDRANA
- a CDS encoding twin transmembrane helix small protein; protein product: MQTILIILIVLAALATVGALVRGIVIFLRTTEQDLKGVGPSVSGLRQNKMMRLRIMFQALAVIFVILLLLLSRSG
- a CDS encoding cob(I)yrinic acid a,c-diamide adenosyltransferase produces the protein MVKLNRIYTRTGDRGETGLVDGSRVAKSAPRMQVIGDVDEANSAIGVALLHVTDPLHRLLLGRIQNEMFDLGADLATPGDDFTPGEMTLRITAGQVERLEREIDAMNEDLAALTSFILPGGQPAAAHVHLARAIVRRAERQAVAAAQAVMLNPQALAYINRLSDHLFVLARAINAGAGGDVLWQPGATR